Proteins encoded within one genomic window of Hermetia illucens chromosome 2, iHerIll2.2.curated.20191125, whole genome shotgun sequence:
- the LOC119648538 gene encoding transmembrane protease serine 9-like, translating into MKSFAVLLSALAIASALDVNWNTLRPRHIDQEILDTLPDITPNGRITGGQEASAQQFPYQVGLFLEVQGGTAFCGGSLIDPEWVLTAGHCVDGVSEATVVLGAHNIRDSSEPGRVEITVPKSNLILHQKYDGAAIKNDIALIKIPAVKLSEKIQTINLPRKSESSANFEGRAAVASGWGRPNDAQSTISDVLRFIDTAVMKLSQCKLKMLFLPQDSNICIDGKNGKSTCNGDSGGPLAVTDSDGSKTVVGATSFGLSFGCEKGYPAAFTRVTSYLDWIVSNSGIKLRDYINSGPGAHVFSTSLLVILLTTMKSFAVLLSALAIASALDVDWDNLRPRHIDPEILDTLPDITPNGRITGGQEASAQQFPYQVGLFLEVQGGTAFCGGSLIDPEWVLTAGHCVDGVSEATVVLGAHNIRDSSEPGRVEITVPKSNLILHQKYDGTLIQNDIALIKIPAVKLSDKIQIINLPRKSESKASFEGRAAVASGWGRPSDAQSTISDVLRFIDTSVMKLSSCKLKMLFLPQDSNICIDGKNGKSTCNGDSGGPLAVIESDGSKTVVGATSFGLSFGCEKGYPAAFTRVTSYLDWIVSNTGIKLRD; encoded by the exons ATGAAATCGTTCGCAGTCCTTCTTTCAGCTTTGGCCATCGCGTCCGCCTTGGACGTTAACTGGAATACTCTTCGTCCTCGTCATATTGATCAAGAAATTTTGGACACTCTTCCTGATATCACTCCAAATGGACGAATCACCGGAGGACAAGAAGCATCCGCTCAACAGTTCCCGTATCAAGTTGGATTGTTCCTTGAAGTTCAAGGAGGTACTGCTTTCTGCGGTGGATCTTTGATTGATCCTGAATGGGTTCTAACTGCTGGACATTGTGTTGATGG AGTCTCCGAAGCCACTGTTGTTCTTGGCGCCCACAACATCAGGGACAGTAGCGAACCAGGACGTGTTGAAATTACTGTCCCAAAGTCTAACCTTATTCTACACCAGAAATACGATggagccgccatcaaaaatgataTTGCGCTCATCAAGATCCCAGCTGTAAAATTGAGTG AAAAAATCCAAACCATCAACCTTCCAAGGAAGAGTGAATCCAGCGCCAATTTCGAAGGACGTGCCGCCGTCGCTTCTGGTTGGGGAAGACCTAATGATGCTCAATCCACCATTTCTGATGTTCTCCGTTTCATTGACACCGCCGTCATGAAGTTATCTCAATGCAAATTGAAGATGTTGTTCCTTCCACAAGACTCCAATATCTGTATTGATGGCAAGAACGGTAAATCAACCTGCAATGGTGACTCAGGTGGTCCATTGGCCGTTACCGATTCTGATGGCTCCAAGACCGTTGTTGGTGCTACCTCATTTGGTCTTTCGTTCGGTTGCGAGAAGGGATACCCAGCCGCCTTCACCCGTGTTACTTCTTATTTGGACTGGATCGTCAGCAATAGTGGAATTAAACTTCGCGACTA TATAAACAGCGGGCCAGGTGCCCATGTTTTCAGTACTTCATTGCTTGTGATTTTACTCACCACAATGAAATCGTTCGCAGTCCTTCTTTCAGCTTTGGCCATCGCGTCCGCCTTGGACGTTGACTGGGATAATCTTCGTCCTCGTCATATTGATCCAGAAATTTTGGACACTCTTCCTGATATCACTCCAAATGGACGTATCACCGGAGGACAAGAAGCATCCGCTCAACAGTTCCCATATCAAGTTGGATTGTTCCTTGAAGTTCAAGGAGGTACTGCTTTCTGCGGTGGATCTTTGATTGATCCTGAATGGGTTCTTACTGCTGGACATTGTGTTGATGG AGTCTCCGAAGCCACTGTTGTTCTTGGCGCCCACAACATCAGGGACAGTAGCGAACCAGGACGTGTTGAAATTACTGTTCCAAAGTCTAACCTTATTCTCCACCAAAAATACGATGGAACCCTTATCCAAAACGATATTGCTCTCATCAAGATTCCAGCTGTAAAATTGAGTG ACAAAATTCAAATCATCAACCTTCCAAGGAAGAGTGAATCCAAAGCCAGCTTCGAAGGACGTGCCGCCGTTGCTTCAGGCTGGGGAAGGCCAAGCGACGCTCAATCCACCATTTCTGATGTTCTCCGTTTCATTGACACCTCCGTCATGAAGTTATCTTCATGCAAATTGAAGATGTTGTTCCTTCCACAAGACTCCAACATCTGTATTGATGGCAAGAACGGTAAGTCAACCTGCAATGGTGATTCTGGTGGTCCATTGGCCGTTATCGAATCTGATGGCTCCAAGACGGTCGTTGGTGCTACCTCATTTGGTCTTTCATTCGGTTGCGAGAAGGGATACCCAGCTGCTTTCACCCGTGTTACCTCCTACTTGGACTGGATTGTCAGCAACACTGGAATTAAACTTCGCGACTAA